Proteins encoded within one genomic window of Pigmentiphaga sp. H8:
- a CDS encoding DUF1330 domain-containing protein: MAKAYWVATYRSINDPAALAEYGKLAGPALQAAGGRFVARGLPAVAYESGVNERVVLIEFDSAQQAIAAHDGAGYQAALKALGNGAERDVRIVDGL; encoded by the coding sequence ATGGCCAAGGCCTATTGGGTTGCGACCTACCGCTCGATCAACGATCCCGCCGCACTGGCGGAGTACGGCAAGCTTGCCGGCCCGGCTCTTCAGGCGGCCGGCGGAAGGTTCGTCGCCCGTGGCCTGCCTGCCGTTGCCTACGAGTCCGGAGTCAACGAGCGTGTCGTCCTGATCGAGTTCGACAGCGCGCAGCAGGCGATCGCCGCCCACGACGGTGCCGGATACCAGGCGGCCCTGAAGGCCCTGGGCAACGGTGCCGAGCGGGACGTCCGCATCGTCGACGGCCTGTAG
- a CDS encoding tripartite tricarboxylate transporter substrate binding protein has product MDQSKRRLLLAAAATVPAMAAAQLPTARPVKIITPFPVGTGPDNVMRLLGEKLSRAWDVPVIIDNRTGGNGWIAIEAAKRAAPDGYTLLQLDTSFFTVQPYVYKKLPFDPFKDFEPVSPLFTNNYFIVVATDSKWRDVRDLAAAAKAAQGKLPFGSSGIGSQLHINAEMLASALHTPMTHIPIRETPQIYVSIARGDLAWAYGTGSTAGPLHKSKKVRFLALAAPSRHPSYPDVPTVAEAGGPNIEARGWTALFAPAGSPKPLINRMNADIRRMLMEPDVQERLEAVTFLPWAAEPAELQRVAAADSKQIGEVVKSLKISLD; this is encoded by the coding sequence ATGGATCAGAGCAAACGGCGGCTGCTGCTGGCGGCCGCCGCGACGGTTCCGGCCATGGCCGCGGCGCAACTGCCCACCGCCAGGCCGGTCAAGATCATCACTCCGTTCCCCGTGGGCACCGGGCCGGACAACGTCATGCGGCTCCTGGGGGAAAAACTCTCCCGGGCATGGGACGTCCCGGTGATCATCGACAACCGCACCGGTGGCAACGGCTGGATCGCGATAGAGGCGGCCAAGCGTGCCGCCCCGGACGGGTACACGCTGCTTCAGCTGGACACTTCGTTTTTCACCGTGCAGCCGTATGTCTACAAGAAACTGCCCTTCGATCCCTTCAAGGACTTCGAACCGGTAAGTCCCTTGTTCACGAACAACTATTTCATCGTTGTCGCCACCGACTCCAAGTGGCGCGATGTCCGTGATCTGGCGGCAGCCGCGAAGGCGGCCCAGGGCAAGCTGCCGTTCGGTTCTTCCGGGATCGGCAGCCAGCTTCACATCAATGCCGAAATGCTCGCATCGGCATTGCATACGCCGATGACGCACATACCGATCAGGGAAACGCCCCAGATCTACGTCTCCATCGCGCGCGGCGACCTGGCATGGGCATATGGCACCGGCTCGACCGCGGGGCCGCTCCACAAGTCGAAGAAGGTCAGGTTCCTCGCGCTGGCGGCGCCGTCGCGGCATCCGAGCTATCCGGATGTTCCGACCGTTGCCGAGGCGGGCGGCCCGAACATCGAGGCACGCGGCTGGACCGCCTTGTTCGCTCCGGCCGGTTCGCCCAAGCCGCTCATCAACCGCATGAACGCGGACATTCGCCGCATGCTGATGGAGCCGGACGTTCAAGAGCGTCTCGAGGCGGTCACCTTCCTGCCCTGGGCGGCGGAGCCGGCGGAGCTCCAGAGGGTGGCCGCAGCCGATTCGAAGCAGATCGGCGAGGTGGTGAAGTCCCTGAAGATATCGCTCGACTGA
- a CDS encoding cytochrome P450, which produces MPTPPPDWDPLAPARHGDPAEVYGGLREKCPVAWSDRFDGFYAISRFDDVVKAALDVETYSSAKATIPDNAGPDRPPRAPVEVDPPVHGDFRDVLNRFFTPDRIRLLEPVIRRTARSLLGRCIALGETDVVANFTFYMPIQVQCTFLGISPDDGERIKNTINRIIHAGAVGDASEHKKSNDEIYAYIESIIDARRRTPYDPNDVISALIHEKVGGRTLTDADIAGVIRLFLQAGHGTTTHALGSIIRYVGTVPADQKRLREKPGLIPQAIEEILRVWSPVRAVGRKTTCDVEVAGRLIPKGSKVGLMIASANRDPEAFEDADRVDFDRKPNRHIALGYGIHRCVGAALARAQLRVALEELLSMTDDVVVTGEPEFSSWSHNGPSKLMVRLKPATQAAGAPVIRAGHKELSMAVGGIRPVATDVIELELRPSSGMELPEWTPGAHIDLVLPGDLRRSYSLVGAPADRSCWRIAVLREATGRGGSDAIHRMKTGDTMRVRWPTNNFVLRAAPNYHFFASGIGITPILSMAQAARAQGTPFRLDYIGRSRERLAYLDRVSGLGDVHCHFTSESGRPELGELLGRTDPSAPVYACGSQDFLLALEAAATALGRSFHTEWFAPRPGARQAGDGALEAFTVRLERSNVEVGVLPGQSIIDACAEAGVSIPASCFEGTCGSCLSTVLEGVPDHRDSFLSPNERKSNRLMAACVSKSMTAKLVLDW; this is translated from the coding sequence ATGCCCACGCCCCCCCCTGATTGGGATCCTCTTGCGCCTGCCCGGCATGGAGACCCCGCCGAGGTCTACGGCGGCCTGAGGGAGAAATGCCCCGTTGCCTGGAGCGACCGTTTCGATGGCTTCTACGCGATATCCCGCTTCGACGATGTCGTGAAGGCCGCGCTCGACGTGGAAACCTACTCCAGCGCCAAGGCAACGATTCCCGATAACGCGGGACCGGACCGTCCACCGCGCGCCCCTGTCGAAGTGGATCCGCCGGTGCACGGGGATTTCCGCGACGTCCTGAACCGCTTCTTCACGCCCGATCGCATACGGTTGCTGGAGCCGGTGATCCGGCGCACCGCCCGGAGCCTGCTGGGCCGCTGCATCGCGCTTGGCGAAACGGATGTCGTGGCGAATTTCACGTTCTACATGCCTATCCAGGTCCAGTGTACGTTCCTGGGCATCTCCCCCGATGACGGCGAGAGGATCAAGAACACCATCAATCGGATCATCCATGCGGGAGCGGTGGGGGATGCGAGCGAGCACAAGAAGTCCAACGACGAGATCTACGCATATATCGAGTCGATCATCGACGCACGGCGCAGGACCCCATACGATCCCAACGATGTGATCAGCGCCCTCATCCATGAAAAGGTGGGCGGGCGGACGCTGACCGACGCGGACATCGCGGGAGTCATCCGTCTTTTCCTCCAGGCGGGCCATGGCACGACCACGCATGCCCTGGGCAGCATCATCCGCTACGTCGGTACCGTGCCCGCGGACCAGAAGCGGCTGAGAGAAAAGCCCGGGCTCATTCCCCAGGCGATCGAAGAGATCCTGCGGGTCTGGAGCCCCGTACGGGCGGTAGGCCGCAAGACGACCTGCGACGTGGAAGTCGCGGGCAGGCTGATTCCCAAAGGCTCGAAAGTCGGGTTGATGATCGCGTCGGCGAACCGGGATCCGGAAGCCTTCGAAGACGCGGACAGGGTGGACTTCGACAGGAAACCCAATCGGCACATTGCGCTGGGATATGGCATTCACCGCTGCGTGGGAGCTGCGCTGGCCCGTGCCCAGTTGCGTGTGGCGCTGGAAGAACTGCTTTCGATGACCGACGACGTCGTCGTCACCGGAGAGCCGGAATTCAGCAGTTGGTCGCACAATGGCCCGTCGAAGCTGATGGTCAGGCTGAAGCCGGCCACGCAGGCCGCGGGGGCTCCCGTCATCCGTGCGGGGCACAAGGAACTGTCCATGGCGGTGGGCGGCATCCGTCCCGTTGCCACGGACGTCATCGAACTGGAGCTTCGTCCTTCCTCCGGCATGGAGCTTCCGGAATGGACTCCCGGCGCGCATATCGATCTGGTACTGCCTGGCGACCTGAGGCGTTCCTATTCTCTGGTCGGTGCTCCGGCCGATCGTTCGTGCTGGCGGATCGCGGTGCTACGCGAAGCGACGGGGCGGGGCGGTTCGGACGCCATACACCGGATGAAGACCGGCGACACCATGCGTGTGCGATGGCCGACGAACAACTTCGTCCTGCGGGCGGCGCCAAATTATCATTTCTTCGCGAGCGGCATCGGCATCACACCCATCTTGTCCATGGCGCAAGCCGCGCGCGCTCAGGGAACGCCATTCAGGCTGGATTACATAGGCAGAAGCCGGGAAAGGTTGGCGTATCTCGACCGGGTCTCCGGGCTTGGGGACGTCCATTGTCACTTTACGTCGGAGTCCGGGCGTCCGGAGCTGGGTGAGCTGCTGGGCAGAACCGACCCTTCCGCTCCCGTCTATGCGTGCGGATCGCAGGATTTCCTGCTCGCGCTGGAGGCCGCTGCGACGGCGCTTGGGCGGTCGTTCCACACCGAGTGGTTCGCGCCAAGGCCCGGGGCGCGTCAAGCCGGAGACGGAGCGCTCGAGGCTTTCACCGTGCGGCTGGAACGCTCCAACGTCGAGGTTGGCGTTCTACCCGGCCAGTCGATCATCGACGCCTGCGCGGAGGCCGGCGTATCCATTCCGGCATCCTGCTTCGAGGGTACCTGCGGTTCGTGCCTGTCGACGGTGCTGGAGGGCGTTCCGGATCATCGTGACTCGTTTCTCTCGCCCAATGAGCGGAAGTCGAACCGGCTCATGGCCGCCTGTGTGTCCAAGTCGATGACGGCCAAGCTCGTGCTGGATTGGTGA
- a CDS encoding permease codes for MSTHASTRSAPHPAWAIAVFALIAIAGLFYVKWSPYYDRAFVAADTHSIGQSILMGKQSAPPAPSMHAALDYAVAYGLAIWKAMVLGLLLGSGVQALLPRAWILRMLGGTGLGSVVAGGLLSLPGMMCTCCAAPVVAGLRKCQAAPGSAAAFWLGNTVLNPATLIFMGFVLGWHWMGLRLGLGLVMVFGLGWLLNRMSRGSTDTFDGAQMQAMQAAGGADLDDAHVLRRWMRILARMTLRLLPEYIVLVLLLGAARAWLFPEIGAGVDNSVLWIVGLAVAGMLFVIPTAGEVPIVQAMLSLGMAAGPAAALIMTLPPISLPSLAMVAKSFRPVELAVLMAGVVGIGVVGGGLAVALGF; via the coding sequence ATGAGTACCCACGCCTCCACACGCTCCGCCCCCCACCCCGCCTGGGCCATCGCGGTGTTCGCGCTGATCGCGATCGCCGGCCTCTTCTACGTGAAATGGTCGCCCTACTACGACCGCGCCTTCGTGGCGGCCGACACACACTCCATCGGCCAGTCCATCCTGATGGGCAAGCAGTCCGCCCCGCCCGCGCCGTCCATGCACGCGGCGCTGGACTATGCGGTGGCCTACGGCCTGGCCATCTGGAAAGCCATGGTGCTGGGACTGCTGCTGGGATCGGGCGTGCAGGCCCTGCTGCCGCGCGCCTGGATACTGCGCATGCTGGGCGGCACCGGCCTGGGCAGCGTCGTGGCCGGCGGCCTGCTTTCCCTGCCCGGCATGATGTGCACCTGCTGCGCCGCGCCGGTCGTGGCCGGACTGCGCAAGTGCCAGGCCGCGCCCGGCAGCGCGGCCGCGTTCTGGCTGGGCAATACCGTGCTCAATCCGGCCACGCTGATCTTCATGGGCTTCGTGCTGGGCTGGCACTGGATGGGTCTGCGCCTGGGGCTGGGCCTGGTGATGGTGTTCGGCCTGGGCTGGCTGCTCAACCGCATGAGCCGGGGCAGCACCGACACCTTCGACGGCGCGCAAATGCAGGCCATGCAGGCCGCGGGCGGCGCGGACCTGGACGACGCGCACGTCTTGCGCCGCTGGATGCGCATCCTGGCCCGCATGACGCTGCGCCTGCTGCCCGAGTACATCGTGCTGGTCCTGCTGCTGGGCGCCGCGCGCGCCTGGCTGTTCCCGGAAATCGGCGCCGGCGTGGACAACAGCGTGCTGTGGATCGTCGGCCTGGCCGTGGCCGGCATGCTGTTCGTCATTCCCACCGCCGGCGAAGTTCCCATCGTCCAGGCGATGCTGTCGCTGGGCATGGCCGCCGGCCCGGCCGCCGCGCTCATCATGACCTTGCCGCCCATCAGCCTGCCGTCGCTCGCGATGGTGGCGAAGTCGTTCAGGCCGGTCGAGCTGGCCGTGCTCATGGCGGGCGTGGTCGGGATCGGGGTGGTGGGCGGAGGACTGGCGGTGGCGCTGGGGTTCTAG
- a CDS encoding bifunctional diguanylate cyclase/phosphodiesterase yields MMTVLGCIVYSHNPWLVLVAVLICCAGSWVTVRLFQRAAGTSGVQRLGWHVLTAVAAGAAIWCTHFIAMIGFEPGTPVAFDPVLTVLSLLVAVVGAAPGFALACSRRLRFAPALGGAVVGVAIVLMHYIGMLAYRVQGLVSWDPGYLVASVLISVAFAALALHAAARLDRPAMRYAAGGLLGLAIAGLHFTGMTAFQVSPMLVDGIFAQPQALQALGLAVAGVALVIVGAGVASYLIDDSVRSESLERLRRMALTDSLTELPNRSSFNDRLDNEIYLADQTGGRIALVGIDLNRFKEINDLHGHAAGDRVLVVLAQRMRSLLQEGEFVARLGGDEFVAIHRMREGSLLDFLSRLETSLFAPIQVEDWEAVPGASLGVAIYPDDARDKSMLIGNTDLAMYRAKSDMLKNVCFYEPSMDEAIRARRTLASELREALESGQLDIHYQVQTAVETREIRGYEALLRWLHPRRGYVPPVEFIPLAEENGLILQLGEWVLRNACSRAASWDPPYKVAVNLSRAQFAHADLPTLIQDVLADTGLPPERLELELTESTLFADRERSLYMLREIKALGVSIALDDFGTGYSSLETLRTFPFDKIKLDCSFVSEVESSPQARAIVRAVLALGKSLDIPVLAEGIETPGQLSLLRKEGCDEVQGFLLGRPVPLGQIVNSGQISLVTAADRLVHP; encoded by the coding sequence ATGATGACCGTCTTGGGATGTATCGTTTACAGCCACAATCCCTGGCTGGTGCTCGTCGCCGTCCTGATCTGCTGCGCGGGCTCCTGGGTGACCGTCCGGCTGTTCCAGCGGGCGGCTGGCACCTCGGGCGTACAGCGCCTTGGATGGCATGTCCTGACGGCGGTGGCGGCCGGCGCCGCGATCTGGTGCACGCACTTCATCGCCATGATCGGTTTCGAGCCTGGAACGCCGGTCGCCTTCGATCCCGTGCTGACCGTGCTGTCCCTGCTGGTGGCCGTCGTCGGCGCCGCGCCGGGCTTCGCGCTCGCCTGCAGCCGGCGCCTGAGGTTCGCGCCAGCCCTGGGTGGCGCGGTGGTGGGTGTCGCGATCGTGCTCATGCACTACATCGGCATGCTGGCGTACCGGGTGCAGGGCCTCGTGTCGTGGGATCCGGGTTACCTGGTGGCGTCCGTCTTGATCTCCGTGGCATTTGCGGCATTGGCGCTGCACGCCGCGGCGCGTCTCGATCGCCCCGCCATGCGGTATGCCGCCGGCGGATTGCTGGGGCTGGCCATCGCCGGCCTGCACTTCACCGGCATGACGGCGTTCCAGGTCTCGCCCATGCTGGTCGACGGCATCTTCGCGCAGCCGCAGGCGCTGCAGGCGCTGGGCCTGGCGGTGGCCGGCGTGGCGCTGGTGATCGTGGGCGCCGGCGTGGCCAGCTATCTGATCGACGACAGCGTGCGTTCGGAGTCGCTTGAACGATTGCGCCGCATGGCGCTGACCGACAGCCTGACGGAACTGCCCAACCGCAGCAGCTTCAACGATCGCCTGGACAACGAGATCTACCTGGCCGACCAGACGGGCGGACGCATCGCGCTGGTGGGCATCGACCTGAATCGCTTCAAGGAAATCAACGACCTGCACGGCCACGCCGCGGGCGACCGGGTCCTGGTGGTGCTGGCCCAGCGGATGCGCAGCCTGTTGCAGGAAGGCGAGTTCGTGGCGCGGCTGGGCGGCGACGAGTTCGTGGCCATCCACCGCATGCGCGAGGGCTCGCTGCTAGATTTCCTGTCGCGGCTGGAAACCTCGCTGTTCGCCCCCATCCAGGTCGAGGATTGGGAAGCGGTGCCGGGCGCCAGCCTGGGCGTGGCGATCTACCCCGACGATGCCCGCGACAAGAGCATGCTGATCGGCAATACCGACCTGGCGATGTACCGCGCGAAGTCGGACATGCTGAAGAACGTCTGTTTCTACGAGCCGTCGATGGACGAGGCGATCCGCGCCCGGCGTACCCTGGCCAGCGAACTGCGCGAGGCGCTCGAAAGCGGCCAGCTCGACATCCACTACCAGGTGCAGACCGCCGTCGAAACCCGCGAGATCCGTGGCTACGAGGCATTGCTGCGCTGGCTGCATCCGCGGCGCGGCTACGTCCCGCCCGTCGAGTTCATTCCCCTGGCCGAAGAGAACGGCCTCATCCTGCAACTGGGAGAATGGGTGCTCAGGAACGCGTGCTCGCGGGCCGCTTCGTGGGATCCTCCCTACAAGGTGGCGGTCAACCTGTCGCGCGCGCAGTTCGCCCACGCCGACCTGCCGACGCTGATCCAGGACGTGCTGGCCGACACCGGGCTGCCGCCGGAGCGGCTGGAGCTCGAGTTGACCGAGTCCACGCTGTTCGCGGACCGCGAACGCTCGCTGTACATGCTGCGCGAGATCAAGGCGCTGGGGGTCAGCATCGCGCTGGACGATTTCGGCACCGGCTATTCCTCGCTCGAGACGTTGCGTACCTTCCCGTTCGACAAGATCAAGCTGGACTGCTCGTTCGTGAGCGAGGTCGAATCCAGCCCGCAGGCCCGCGCCATCGTGCGCGCGGTCCTGGCTCTGGGCAAGAGCCTGGACATTCCCGTGCTGGCCGAGGGCATCGAGACGCCGGGCCAGTTGTCGCTGCTGCGCAAGGAAGGCTGCGACGAAGTGCAGGGCTTTCTGCTCGGCCGTCCGGTGCCGCTGGGCCAGATCGTCAACAGCGGCCAGATATCCCTGGTCACCGCGGCAGACAGGCTGGTGCACCCTTAG
- a CDS encoding MFS transporter has protein sequence MAGQRIGNWYFGWTIVAAATGLTLLTVGMRMGIGPFFLPIIEDLGFSRSMLAGMVAIGMLCYGLAMPLAGYLVAARGTRFVLLTGMVVVVVSSIATVLARHPLAFFLAFGVGQSVGLGLTSPVALTPILTRWFTRQRGMALFFLSTGSMAGIALMTPVFTSFIAWLGWRTTMLVFAAAFALFTVPAALLIFRDNAPPESDLRPEDLAARATAKATQPGPAAASLRVGDALRSAPFWQIALGLFACGFSMNLLGSHGVPMLMDHGFDAMTSALGIGLIGAVAVFSTLVLGRLADVLPRRDILATIYLVRGLGFFALVVVGTHWELYTAATLGGIVWSGSIALSSALLADIYGVKLVGILYGWAYLGHQFGGMISSWLGGWGYETFGTHWVSFGAAGTLLVAAALLSMRLPRRATLLVPRAAPAAG, from the coding sequence TTGGCTGGGCAACGCATCGGCAACTGGTATTTCGGCTGGACCATCGTGGCGGCGGCTACGGGCCTGACGCTGCTGACCGTCGGTATGCGCATGGGCATAGGCCCGTTCTTCCTTCCCATCATCGAAGACCTGGGCTTCAGCCGCAGCATGCTGGCCGGCATGGTCGCGATCGGCATGCTCTGCTATGGCCTGGCGATGCCGCTGGCCGGTTATCTCGTGGCCGCGCGCGGCACGCGCTTCGTGCTGCTGACGGGCATGGTGGTGGTGGTGGTTTCATCCATCGCCACGGTCCTGGCGCGCCATCCGCTGGCGTTCTTCCTGGCGTTCGGAGTGGGGCAGTCGGTGGGGCTGGGACTGACCAGCCCGGTGGCGCTCACGCCCATCCTGACCCGCTGGTTCACGCGCCAGCGCGGCATGGCGCTGTTCTTTCTATCCACCGGGTCGATGGCGGGCATCGCGCTGATGACCCCGGTGTTCACGTCGTTCATCGCCTGGCTGGGCTGGCGCACGACCATGCTGGTCTTCGCGGCGGCCTTCGCCCTGTTCACGGTGCCCGCCGCGCTGCTGATCTTCCGCGACAATGCCCCGCCCGAGTCCGACCTGCGGCCCGAGGACCTCGCGGCACGGGCCACCGCCAAGGCCACGCAGCCCGGACCCGCCGCGGCCAGCCTGCGCGTGGGCGACGCGCTGCGCTCCGCGCCTTTCTGGCAGATCGCGCTGGGTCTTTTCGCCTGTGGGTTCAGCATGAACCTGCTGGGATCGCACGGCGTGCCCATGCTGATGGACCACGGCTTCGACGCGATGACCAGCGCGCTGGGCATCGGCCTGATCGGCGCGGTGGCCGTGTTCAGCACGCTGGTGCTGGGACGCCTGGCCGACGTGCTGCCCCGGCGCGACATCCTGGCCACGATCTATCTCGTGCGCGGCCTGGGCTTCTTCGCGCTGGTCGTGGTCGGCACGCATTGGGAGCTGTACACGGCCGCCACGCTGGGCGGCATCGTCTGGTCGGGCAGCATCGCCCTGTCGTCGGCCTTGCTGGCCGACATCTACGGCGTGAAGCTGGTGGGCATCCTGTACGGCTGGGCCTATCTGGGGCACCAGTTCGGCGGCATGATCAGCTCGTGGCTGGGCGGCTGGGGCTACGAGACCTTCGGTACGCACTGGGTGTCGTTCGGCGCGGCCGGCACGCTGCTGGTGGCGGCCGCGCTGTTGTCCATGCGCCTGCCCCGGCGCGCGACGCTGCTGGTGCCGCGCGCCGCGCCGGCGGCGGGCTGA
- a CDS encoding tripartite tricarboxylate transporter substrate binding protein, translating into MKHRWFHLTWACALAVAAAPAHAQSQSWPDKAIRIVLPGPPGSSPDRITRLLADHLNKKWKQPVVVENRPGGTTRIGAEIVARAAPDGYTLLSTFVSHGMVKLLYPETPYDPIKDFTPVAQLVDTETVFVVRADSPYKTLAQLVEGVKTRGKPLGVGNFGTGSSFHFYSLILGQGAGMEVLPVPYKGEALSLADMLGGHVESSFNSVGTALPHIREGKVRALAVLAPKRSKVLPEVPTFTELGFPRLREGGWFGILAPAGTPRPIIDKLHADIQTVLRDPEVTAWLRNQGLEPAFVSADAFGQSMQREAGEWAKLIKEFNVSVN; encoded by the coding sequence ATGAAGCATCGCTGGTTCCACCTGACCTGGGCATGCGCCCTGGCCGTCGCCGCCGCTCCCGCCCATGCCCAATCCCAGTCCTGGCCGGACAAGGCGATCCGCATCGTCCTGCCCGGGCCGCCAGGCAGCAGCCCCGACCGGATCACCCGGCTGCTTGCGGACCATCTGAACAAGAAATGGAAACAGCCCGTCGTGGTCGAGAACCGCCCCGGCGGCACGACGCGGATAGGCGCGGAAATCGTCGCCCGCGCCGCCCCGGACGGCTATACCCTGCTGTCGACCTTCGTCTCGCACGGCATGGTCAAGCTGCTGTATCCCGAAACGCCCTACGACCCCATCAAGGACTTCACCCCCGTCGCGCAACTGGTCGACACGGAAACCGTCTTCGTGGTGCGCGCCGACTCCCCCTACAAGACGCTCGCGCAACTGGTCGAAGGCGTGAAGACGCGCGGCAAGCCGCTGGGCGTGGGCAACTTCGGCACCGGCTCGAGCTTTCATTTCTACAGCCTGATCCTTGGCCAGGGAGCCGGCATGGAAGTGCTGCCGGTTCCCTACAAGGGCGAGGCGCTGTCGCTGGCCGACATGCTGGGCGGACACGTGGAATCGAGCTTCAACTCGGTCGGCACCGCCCTGCCGCATATCCGTGAAGGCAAGGTACGCGCCCTGGCGGTGCTGGCGCCCAAGCGCTCGAAGGTCCTGCCCGAAGTCCCGACATTCACCGAGCTGGGCTTCCCCCGCCTGCGCGAGGGGGGCTGGTTCGGCATCCTGGCGCCGGCCGGCACGCCGCGGCCGATTATCGACAAGCTGCACGCCGACATCCAGACGGTGCTGCGCGATCCCGAGGTGACGGCATGGCTGCGCAACCAAGGGCTGGAGCCGGCCTTCGTGAGCGCGGACGCCTTCGGGCAATCGATGCAGCGCGAGGCCGGCGAGTGGGCCAAGCTGATCAAGGAGTTCAACGTTTCGGTGAACTGA
- a CDS encoding alpha/beta fold hydrolase, giving the protein MPALSAVDRRLLGSDLPPLRHALLPSGSTLEYRDTGHGADAVLLLHGIGSSSAGYRAQLAGLSTQLRLLAWNAPGFGASTPLASPAPDVHAYAAVLAALLDALSLDRVHLVASSWGTLIAQAFAGRYPERTRAMVLSVPTRGYAHLPLDERTRRMAERLSPAARVQTPEERAPRFLGPAPDTLVVRRFGELQAAVHPAGLAQATHMLFDCDALALAAAVHVPTLILAGGEDRVAPPVEHAERLRGALDGAALETFAGCGHLLKLEAPDRFNRSVHDFLRHH; this is encoded by the coding sequence ATGCCCGCCCTGTCAGCCGTGGACCGGCGCCTGCTCGGATCGGACCTGCCCCCGCTGCGGCACGCGCTTCTGCCTTCGGGAAGCACCCTGGAATACCGCGACACGGGCCATGGCGCCGACGCGGTCCTGCTGCTGCACGGCATCGGATCGAGCTCGGCCGGCTATCGTGCGCAACTGGCCGGCCTGTCCACGCAACTGCGGCTGCTCGCGTGGAACGCTCCCGGCTTCGGCGCCAGCACGCCGCTCGCCTCCCCGGCGCCGGACGTGCATGCCTACGCCGCAGTGCTCGCCGCCCTGCTGGACGCCTTGTCCCTGGACCGCGTGCATCTGGTCGCCAGTTCCTGGGGCACCTTGATCGCCCAGGCCTTCGCCGGGCGATATCCGGAGCGGACACGGGCCATGGTGCTGTCGGTGCCGACCCGGGGCTACGCCCACCTCCCTCTGGACGAGCGCACCCGGCGCATGGCCGAACGGCTTTCGCCCGCGGCCAGGGTCCAGACACCCGAGGAACGCGCCCCCCGCTTCCTGGGCCCCGCCCCGGACACGCTGGTGGTCCGGCGCTTCGGGGAACTGCAGGCGGCGGTGCACCCGGCGGGACTGGCACAGGCCACGCACATGCTGTTCGACTGCGACGCGCTTGCCCTGGCGGCCGCCGTCCATGTGCCCACGTTGATCCTGGCGGGCGGGGAAGACCGCGTCGCACCGCCCGTCGAACATGCCGAGCGCCTGCGCGGCGCCCTGGACGGCGCCGCGCTCGAAACATTCGCGGGTTGCGGCCATCTGCTCAAACTCGAAGCCCCGGACCGATTCAACCGCAGCGTCCACGACTTCCTGCGCCACCATTGA
- a CDS encoding LLM class flavin-dependent oxidoreductase, which translates to MKFAVFDHMDRGTVPLAQQYEERLILTEAYDRGGFHAYHVAEHHSTPLGIAPSPSVYLAAVAQRTRRLRFGPLVYTLGMHHPLRVMEEICMLDQLSHGRLEVGFGRGISPYELGYYGVDPEQSQGIYHESYQIIMQGLTQPVVNFQGKHFDLRDVPVEMQCLQRPTPPIWYGAGTPAATQWTAANAINIVCNGPATQVRAITDQYRLHWQELGHAAEAVPCLGMSRHVVVADTDAQAMDSARRAYRRWYTHLMHLWVKHGTLPRTLSFPDNFDDAQRAGLCIAGSPATVRDWIAEAADQAGINYFVCRLAFGDLTLAESLRSTALMAEFVLPALASPVTTEA; encoded by the coding sequence ATGAAGTTCGCCGTTTTCGATCATATGGACCGCGGTACCGTCCCCCTCGCCCAGCAGTACGAAGAAAGGCTGATCCTGACCGAAGCCTACGACCGGGGCGGCTTCCATGCCTATCATGTCGCCGAGCACCATTCGACGCCTCTGGGCATCGCGCCGTCGCCCAGCGTCTATCTGGCCGCCGTCGCCCAGCGCACCCGCAGGCTGCGCTTCGGCCCGCTGGTCTACACCCTGGGCATGCATCACCCGCTGCGGGTCATGGAAGAAATCTGCATGCTGGACCAGTTGAGCCACGGCCGGCTCGAAGTCGGGTTCGGACGCGGCATCTCGCCCTACGAGCTGGGCTACTACGGCGTCGATCCCGAGCAATCGCAGGGCATCTACCACGAGTCCTACCAGATCATCATGCAGGGACTGACCCAGCCCGTCGTGAATTTCCAGGGCAAGCACTTCGACCTGCGCGACGTACCGGTGGAAATGCAGTGCCTGCAACGGCCCACCCCGCCGATCTGGTACGGCGCCGGCACGCCGGCCGCCACGCAATGGACCGCGGCCAACGCCATCAACATCGTCTGCAACGGCCCCGCGACGCAGGTCCGCGCCATTACCGACCAGTATCGCCTCCACTGGCAGGAACTGGGCCATGCCGCCGAGGCCGTCCCCTGCCTGGGCATGAGCCGGCACGTGGTCGTGGCCGACACCGACGCGCAGGCGATGGACTCGGCCCGGCGCGCGTACCGACGCTGGTACACGCACCTGATGCACCTGTGGGTCAAGCACGGGACCCTGCCCAGAACCCTGTCCTTTCCCGACAACTTCGACGACGCGCAACGCGCCGGCCTTTGCATCGCCGGCTCGCCCGCCACGGTCCGGGACTGGATCGCCGAAGCGGCGGACCAGGCCGGCATCAACTATTTCGTCTGCCGCCTCGCTTTCGGCGATCTCACCCTGGCCGAATCCCTGCGCTCGACGGCACTGATGGCGGAGTTCGTCCTGCCCGCGCTGGCCAGCCCCGTGACCACGGAGGCCTGA